One Hordeum vulgare subsp. vulgare chromosome 4H, MorexV3_pseudomolecules_assembly, whole genome shotgun sequence DNA window includes the following coding sequences:
- the LOC123448217 gene encoding BTB/POZ domain-containing protein POB1-like, with amino-acid sequence MFAGRPLYSRWILIFAPLHRNQTTLHRNSFALRNRRRSALRPPPPPRIRPPPPTPLGCKYLRRSPSPSAPLRSPGATSVPAIMAPVSRRPCFRFAFDSALFSDKTLRLEVVSADPDLPVSRKRPRARDDVTSPDTVKKRQEAYERRDESSLEESDEPVGYTSKGPAGVIVIGNTNPVKPNNIEANDTDDDRLADFSRHARKAYVRLQEEGKIDNAGKGLDNVQKTPVPQVQHIRVSAMLLASESQFFHKLFTNGMKESNQNVIELQVSEAELEPVLEIIKFIYNGEFSKLDPKSLLATLLAADKYEVTTAISECGELLLNSEMTLGTARMYLDFTTTNSVLSEALGPLKSAAGDFVALKFKDVVQHENELLQMPLSVIRCVFLSSELIVPSEYHVYNFLLKWASENYPDPSHSRDVFCNELIHLVRFMHVSLDGLRQFFECPLMADDRKRVMTIIMNALLFKDDNTCSRVCNWNYDPRVYLTKPVKVSILHPYAEAIAYMDLTLDDCYRISKPGNTSRINSEVFTFYGHTFFMRVVCRMDPASSAPMALGLFLGTNHLRQTPVNLNVNFAVRQRPSGDFFNKLRFNRGFTNGNTYGMADLFSCPWAQLVGDGSMYVIDGRIHIRVKVKTGAG; translated from the exons ATGTTTGCGGGAAGGCCCTTATATAGCCGTTGGATCCTCATTTTTGCCCCCCTCCATCGCAACCAAACCACTCTCCACCGCAATTCCTTCGCGCTGCGCAATCGCCGCCGATCCGCCCTccgccctccaccgccgccgcggaTCCGCCCTCCGCCGCCGACGCCCCTTGGCTGCAAGTACCTCCGCCGCTCCCCGTCCCCATCCGCTCCGCTCCGCTCTCCCGGCGCTACCTCCGTTCCCGCCATCATGGCGCCCGTGTCGCGGCGCCCCTGTTTCCGGTTTGCGTTCGATTCAGCTCTGTTCTCTGACAAGACACTCCGCCTGGAAGTGGTTTCTGCCGATCCGGATCTTCCAGTCTCGCGTAAGCGCCCCCGAGCTCGAG ATGATGTCACTTCACCAGACACTGTAAAGAAG AGGCAAGAAGCATATGAAAGAAGGGATGAGTCCAGTTTGGAGGAAAGTGATGAGCCAGTTGGCTATACA AGCAAAGGGCCTGCAGGGGTCATTGTCATTGGCAATACAAACCCAGTGAAACCAAATAATATCGAGGCCAATGATACGGAT GATGATAGGTTAGCTGATTTCTCCAGGCATGCAAG AAAGGCTTATGTGAGGCTTCAAGAGGAAGGAAAGATAGATAATGCTGGCAAAGGCTTAG ATAATGTGCAGAAAACACCAGTCCCTCAGGTGCAACATATCCGAGTATCCGCAATGCTCCTTGCTTCTGAAAGTCAGTTTTTCCATAAG CTTTTTACAAATGGAATGAAGGAGTCTAATCAGAACGTAATTGAACTACAAGTGTCGGAAGCAG AGTTGGAGCCGGTGCTGGAAATAATCAAGTTTATTTATAATGGAGAATTTAGCAAATTGGACCCGAAGAGTTTGCTTGCAACTCTACTTGCTGCTGATAAGTATGAAGTTACAACAGCTATCAGTGAGTGCGGAGAATTATTATTGAATTCGGAGATGACACTTGGGACTGCTCGTATGTACCTGGATTTTACAACTACAAATTCAGTACTGTCAGAAGCCTTGGGACCGCTGAAGTCTGCAGCTGGTGACTTCGTAGCTCTCAAATTCAAGGATGTTGTCCA GCATGAAAATGAGTTACTCCAAATGCCCCTCTCTGTCATCAGATGTGTGTTCCTGAGTAGCGAGCTGATTGTTCCTTCAGAATATCACGTTTACAACTTTTTGCTTAAGTGGGCCTCAGAGAACTACCCTGACCCGAGTCACAGCAGGGATGTCTTCTGCAATGAGTTGATACATCTTGTCAGGTTTATGCATGTGTCACTGGATGGATTAAGACAGTTTTTTGAGTGCCCTCTCATGGCTGACGACAGAAAGCGAGTGATGACCATAATTATGAACGCACTTCTCTTCAAGGATGACAACACATGTTCCCGAGTTTGCAACTGGAATTATGACCCTAGGGTGTATCTGACCAAGCCAGTGAAAGTTTCAATTCTTCACCCATATGCAGAAGCCATAGCTTACATGGACTTGACCTTAGATGACTGCTACCGCATAAGTAAACCAGGGAATACCAGCCGCATCAATTCAGAAGTCTTCACCTTCTATGGACATACGTTCTTCATGAGAGTTGTTTGCAGGATGGATCCAGCTTCCAGCGCGCCCATGGCACTCGGTTTGTTTCTTGGTACCAATCATCTGAGACAGACACCAGTTAATCTGAATGTTAACTTTGCTGTGAGGCAGCGGCCTTCTGGAGATTTTTTCAATAAGCTCAGATTCAACCGGGGTTTTACAAATGGCAACACCTACGGAATGGCGGACCTGTTCTCGTGCCCGTGGGCGCAGCTAGTTGGCGACGGGAGCATGTATGTTATAGATGGCAGAATCCACATAAGAGTCAAAGTAAAGACTGGGGCTGGCTAG